The DNA region CGAACAGCGCCCGCGCGTACTGCGGCGTCTGGATCAGTCCCGGCAGCGTCACGGACTGGAGGCAGCGCATATGGCTCGCGTGGTGCTCCAGCTCCGCGATGTCGAGGAAACCGGGTGCCAGCACGCCGCGGTACTCGTCCCACCAGAACTGGCCCCGATGCTCCCGGGATATGGCGCACAGCGCCTCGATCAGCACGGCGTCGTCGCATGCGTAGAAGCTGGCCAGGCGGCGGATTCGCGCCTCGCTGATGCCGATGCGGCCCGCTTCCATGTGGCTGATCTTCGACTGATCGGTCGAGATGAGTCCGGCGGCCTCGCGAGCCGTTCGGCCGGCCTGCTCCCGCAGCTTCCTCAGTTCGCAGCCCAAGCGTGCCTGGCGTGCGGTCGGATTGTCCCTCGGTGGCATGTCACCATCCTTCGTCCCCGCGCAGTCTTGCGTGGTGCGGCCGCCCCGGTCCACCCGATCGCGTGAAGTGGCAGGGGCAACCTTGCTACGGGGCATTCTGGCGCCCTATGGTCCCAGTGGGCGACGCTCAAAGGCGTCATCGTTCGAAGTGCAGCCACCCGTAAGCGAGTTGAACGCCCACGGACCGGCCAATGCCACGGACCACGCCCACCGCACAACGCCCCGGAGACCGCATCACGCAGGGAGACCGCACCATGACCCCCGTAACCGCTCCTCCATCACCCGCCCCCTACCTCCCCCAGCGCGGCGAGCGATACCGGCTCGTCGCGCCGAACACCCCCGCCGCGCCCAAGATCGTGCGGGACTTCGTGGCGACGGTGCTGTGGGCCACCGGGCACCCACGCCTCGTCGACGACGCCCGGCTCTGCGTGAGCGAGGTCGTCTCCAACGCGTACTGCCACACGGAATCGCCGCAGGTCCGGGTGGAGGTCACCGTCAACCACCGGCAGGTGACGGTGTACGTGACGGACGACGAACCCGGCCGCCTGCCCGTGCCGCCACCCCCGCGTACCCCCGGCGTGGACGAGGGCGGCCGGGGGCTGCTCCTTGTCGACGCGCTGGCCGTCCGGTGGGGGACCACCGCGTACGGGGCGCGGTCGCCGCATTCGAAGACCGTGTGGTTCACCCTCTCCGCCGCGAGCGCGGCTCACCCCTCCATTTGATTTGGACGACCGTCCAGGACTATCGTCCAAAAAGACGGAGACTCCCGCACGTACACGTATCGGAGAGCGTGATGAATCAATCCTTGCTGGCGACCGTGACCGCGGCACTCCTGGTCTGGGAGGCGCTTCTGCTGATTCCCATGGTCCCGGGGAAGCTGATCGACACGAGGGACTTCTCCCCGCTTCCGCGGTGGCAGTACAACAGCTTCAACGTGTTCCTGACCTCTCTCGGGCTCGCCAGCTTCGTGGTGGCCGGGTTCGCCATGGCCGGTCAGCACTGGGCCTTCGTGGCGGCACTGGTGCTGAGCCTCGGCTACATCGCGGTTTTCGCGGCCGACCTCGGTGCGGTCTTCCCCGTCGTGCCGGACCCCCTGCCGGTGCAGCTGCTCGTCCTCGAAGCGATCGCGCTGGCCTCGGCCGGTGTGATCGCCGTGATCGCGATCCAGGGGGTACGGCTGTGATGAGCGAGTCGACGAGCCCCTCGCGCCGGACGGATACGCGCGAGAAGATCATCGAAGCCGCTGCCTCCCTCATTCCCGAGCTGGGCTGGGGCGATGTGAGCAGTCGGCGGGTGGCGGAGCGCGCAGGCGTGAACACCGGAGTGATCCACTACCACGTGGGGAGCATCGGCGAACTCCGGCGCATCGCTGCGGTACGGAAGATCCGGACGTTCTTCCTCGACCGGATCGGCGAGGCCCTGGCGCAGGAGGATCCGGCCGTGGCCGTGGAAACCATGCTCCGCGCGCTGTCCGCCAACGATCCCCGTGATCCGGAACTGCTGCTGCTGTACGAGTCTCTCGTCGCCGCGAGCCGGGACGACGAGCTGCGTGCCGAGATCGCCGCCCTGCTGGCCGAGCTGCGGCAGCGGCTGTGCGACTGGTTCGCGGACCGGGGGATCGCGCATCCGCTCACCCTCGCCGTCACCCTCACGGCGGCGATCGACGGATACCTCCTCCAGCGGTCGCTCGACCCGTCCCTTGAGCCTGGCCCCCTCATCGAGGGACTGGTCGGCCTGGTCCGGCAACAGCTCGCAGCCGACGGCTCATGAGATGCGGGGGCGCGAGAGCCGCCTCGCGTACGGGGCGCGCGGGCGCCGTACGAGAGGCGGCCCTCATCAGCTGCCCTGCCGGGAGAGAACCCGGGCACCTTCATGGCGCACCACCGGCTGAACGGGCACGGTGCGAATGCCCTGCGCGGCGTCAGCCTTCGGAGCGCTCTTCTCCCGTACGACGAGCAGTCCGGTCAGCACCAGCGCCACGCAGAGCACCGGACCGAGCGGGTTTCCGGGGGAAATGAAACCCTGCGCGGCGAGTCCGAGGAGACCACCGGCGGAAAGCACGGCCGCGAGAACGACCTTGCCGAGGCTCATTTCCGATGCCGCACCGGAACGGCGACGGAATTCGAACCGGCCGAAAATTCCAGTGAAGCACACCAGGAAGGTTCCCGAAACGCCGACCCACAGCGGAGCCACCGCGAACCACATCGGGCTGCCGGGCGTCGGTGTCGAAAAGCCGAGTCCGACAATTGCGATTCCCGCCGTCATCACGAGCGCGGGCATGTGCCAGAGATACAGCGTCATGAAGCGGGTTCCGCACCACTGAAGTACGGCGGTGGCCATGGGGCGTTCGGCGAATCGCGTTATCACCGGCTTGAGCGTCAGCCAGAGTCCGAGCTGGCCGATGGTCAGCGACATCATCAACGCGGTCGGCGGGCTCATGTTGGAGACAGGGGCCCCGGGCATTCCGATCATGGACGCCGGGTAGGGGCCGAAGAACACGGCGGCCGCGGTGAGTCCGAAGCCGACCGAGGCCAGACCCGACGACACCCACGCGTTCCGCATGCGCAGGCCGCCGTCGGCGTAGTGGAAGCCGAACTGGTGGGCCGCCAGCCAGACGAACAGGGCGTTCAGGAAACCGATCGCGGGGCTGAACTCGAAGCGCAGCACATCGACGACCAGGGCACAGGCGCCGAGGGCTCCGATCACACGCCAGCCGTACCGGCGGTACAACTTGAACATCACCGGGGTGAGCGCCACCACGAGCACATAGACGGCGAGGAACCAGAGCAGCTGGCCGGCTATCTTGCCCGCCATCAGCACCGGCTGCTCCGGCAGCCCCGCGCCGATCAACACGTGGGGCAGCAAGAGCCACACGGCTGCCAGGGGTATGACCGGCACCAGGAGCCGCGCGATTCTGCTCCGGAGCCAGGTGTTCACCGATTTCACAGATCGGAACGAGAAGAAATTGGCGGCCCCGCCGGCGAAGAAGACCACGGGCATGACCTGCGTCAGCCAGGTGACAATCCACCAGCCGGGGCTCGCGAGCGCATTCCCGGTACTCAAATTCCCATTGTCATAGGCCAGTACGGGCATGAGCCAGTGCTGGGAAATCACGGCCAGCACGCATAGCGCTCTGATGACGTCTATGAATGAATCGCGACCGCGACCGGGCGAATGAGCGTGGGTTTGCTGCATGTAAACAGCGTGACGTCAGGAGGCGATACGCACAGTGAAGTGGCCCCCCGAATCATTGGGGTGCCAGCACTGCGTGCCATGGTGGGGTTCTCCCTACCGGGCTTCGTGCACCCGAGCGGGCCGGGTCGGGTCGACCTTGACGTACTTGAGCTGTGGGCGCTACGGACCTGCCT from Streptomyces sp. NBC_01591 includes:
- a CDS encoding ATP-binding protein encodes the protein MTPVTAPPSPAPYLPQRGERYRLVAPNTPAAPKIVRDFVATVLWATGHPRLVDDARLCVSEVVSNAYCHTESPQVRVEVTVNHRQVTVYVTDDEPGRLPVPPPPRTPGVDEGGRGLLLVDALAVRWGTTAYGARSPHSKTVWFTLSAASAAHPSI
- a CDS encoding TetR/AcrR family transcriptional regulator is translated as MSESTSPSRRTDTREKIIEAAASLIPELGWGDVSSRRVAERAGVNTGVIHYHVGSIGELRRIAAVRKIRTFFLDRIGEALAQEDPAVAVETMLRALSANDPRDPELLLLYESLVAASRDDELRAEIAALLAELRQRLCDWFADRGIAHPLTLAVTLTAAIDGYLLQRSLDPSLEPGPLIEGLVGLVRQQLAADGS
- a CDS encoding acyltransferase family protein, whose amino-acid sequence is MQQTHAHSPGRGRDSFIDVIRALCVLAVISQHWLMPVLAYDNGNLSTGNALASPGWWIVTWLTQVMPVVFFAGGAANFFSFRSVKSVNTWLRSRIARLLVPVIPLAAVWLLLPHVLIGAGLPEQPVLMAGKIAGQLLWFLAVYVLVVALTPVMFKLYRRYGWRVIGALGACALVVDVLRFEFSPAIGFLNALFVWLAAHQFGFHYADGGLRMRNAWVSSGLASVGFGLTAAAVFFGPYPASMIGMPGAPVSNMSPPTALMMSLTIGQLGLWLTLKPVITRFAERPMATAVLQWCGTRFMTLYLWHMPALVMTAGIAIVGLGFSTPTPGSPMWFAVAPLWVGVSGTFLVCFTGIFGRFEFRRRSGAASEMSLGKVVLAAVLSAGGLLGLAAQGFISPGNPLGPVLCVALVLTGLLVVREKSAPKADAAQGIRTVPVQPVVRHEGARVLSRQGS